A section of the Anabaena cylindrica PCC 7122 genome encodes:
- the trmFO gene encoding FADH(2)-oxidizing methylenetetrahydrofolate--tRNA-(uracil(54)-C(5))-methyltransferase TrmFO, whose protein sequence is MTKQPIQVIGGGLAGTEAAWQIAQAGVPVILHEMRPKRFSPAHHTENLAELVCSNSFGAMASDRAAGLLHEELRQLGSIVIAKADEHAVPAGGALAVDRGQFGEDLTQTLANHPLIDFRRGEVTAIPEGIVVLASGPLTSPDLSADLQRFTGMEYLNFFDAASPIILGDSINKDIAFMASRYDKGEAAYLNCPMNKEQYLHFWEELRQAEQTELKDFEKETAKFFEACLPIEEMARRGEDTMRYGPLKPVGLSDPRTGERNYAVIQLRQEDKAGQLWNMVGFQTNLRWGEQKRVFQMIPGLEKAEFVRLGVMHRNTFLNAPQLMSASLQFKERPTLLAAGQLIGTEGYTAASAGGWLAGTNAARLALGKEPLILPVTTMMGALFEFIRSAAPKHFQPMAPNFGIVPDLGVRIKSKPEKYGRYRDRSLADLASWKTENLAV, encoded by the coding sequence ATGACAAAACAACCAATACAAGTAATTGGCGGTGGACTGGCGGGAACAGAAGCAGCATGGCAAATAGCCCAAGCCGGCGTTCCTGTGATTCTTCATGAGATGCGCCCTAAACGGTTCAGCCCTGCCCATCATACGGAAAATTTGGCAGAATTGGTCTGTAGTAACTCCTTTGGCGCTATGGCAAGCGATCGCGCGGCAGGATTATTACACGAAGAATTACGTCAACTTGGTTCTATTGTCATTGCCAAGGCAGATGAACACGCAGTCCCCGCTGGTGGGGCTTTAGCAGTAGACAGAGGACAATTTGGGGAAGATTTGACCCAAACCTTAGCAAATCATCCTTTAATTGATTTTCGCCGGGGAGAAGTGACAGCAATTCCCGAAGGTATTGTAGTTTTAGCTAGTGGCCCTTTAACCAGTCCTGATTTATCCGCAGATTTACAGCGGTTTACCGGGATGGAATATCTCAACTTCTTTGATGCTGCCAGTCCGATTATTTTAGGAGATTCTATTAATAAAGATATTGCTTTTATGGCTTCTCGCTATGACAAAGGTGAGGCAGCATATCTGAATTGTCCTATGAATAAAGAGCAGTATTTACATTTTTGGGAAGAATTACGTCAAGCGGAACAAACTGAATTAAAAGACTTTGAAAAGGAAACAGCAAAATTTTTTGAAGCTTGTTTACCAATTGAAGAAATGGCACGAAGAGGGGAAGATACCATGCGTTATGGCCCCCTAAAACCTGTAGGTTTATCAGATCCTCGCACGGGAGAACGTAACTATGCGGTAATTCAACTGCGACAAGAAGATAAAGCCGGTCAACTTTGGAATATGGTGGGTTTTCAAACTAATCTGCGTTGGGGTGAACAAAAACGAGTTTTTCAAATGATTCCTGGTTTGGAAAAAGCCGAGTTTGTCAGATTAGGAGTTATGCACCGTAATACTTTTTTAAATGCACCACAGTTGATGTCTGCAAGTTTGCAATTTAAAGAACGTCCAACTTTATTAGCAGCGGGACAATTAATAGGTACAGAAGGTTATACTGCTGCGTCTGCGGGAGGTTGGTTAGCGGGAACAAATGCGGCACGGTTGGCTTTAGGAAAAGAACCTTTAATTTTGCCTGTCACAACGATGATGGGAGCTTTATTTGAGTTTATTAGATCCGCTGCACCTAAGCATTTTCAACCGATGGCTCCTAATTTTGGCATTGTGCCTGATTTGGGTGTGAGAATCAAGAGTAAACCGGAAAAATATGGACGTTATCGCGATCGCTCTTTGGCAGATTTAGCCAGTTGGAAAACCGAAAATTTAGCCGTTTAA
- a CDS encoding murein hydrolase activator EnvC family protein, whose protein sequence is MNTAFLGKIGFGWWFGTLCCILFSFLVLLPVYGTSSIDNLKQQQQQIQQERENVVKESDRLTNLQTEAQKHLTGLNQNLQTTNSYIQESEARLKSATELLQQLEADLLTAELVYQERQVATVARLRYLQRSSASQGLAVLLQSTNITDFISRRYQLKLVYRADQRILAKLAAQAKLLITQRTEVEGQKNQIALIREQLLGQKADYQTQAQSQTELIQRLNSDRLALAAAQNQLEQDSQNLTVLIQQKIAEQIAREAAQAKTNSKSWIRGTGIFAFPSDAPTSSAFGWRIHPVLGYRRFHAGLDFAASYGSTIRAADSGIVIFAGWYGGYGKAVIIDHGKSLTTLYGHSSELYVTEGQSVQQGQAIASVGSTGLSTGPHLHFEVRRNGSPVDPANYL, encoded by the coding sequence ATGAACACGGCATTTTTGGGAAAAATCGGATTTGGGTGGTGGTTTGGGACATTGTGCTGTATTTTGTTCAGCTTTTTAGTATTGCTACCAGTATATGGGACATCTTCTATTGATAATTTGAAACAACAGCAGCAGCAAATTCAGCAGGAACGTGAGAATGTAGTGAAGGAGAGCGATCGCTTAACCAATCTGCAAACCGAAGCGCAAAAACACCTAACTGGTTTAAATCAAAATCTGCAAACTACTAATAGCTATATTCAAGAGAGCGAAGCCAGGTTAAAATCGGCAACGGAACTCTTACAACAGTTAGAAGCTGATTTACTGACAGCAGAACTTGTTTATCAAGAACGACAAGTAGCAACAGTGGCAAGATTGCGGTATCTTCAGCGTTCTTCAGCTTCTCAAGGATTAGCTGTTTTACTGCAAAGTACAAATATCACCGATTTTATCAGTCGTCGTTATCAGTTGAAACTAGTTTATCGAGCAGATCAGCGAATTTTGGCTAAACTGGCAGCACAAGCAAAGCTGTTAATTACCCAAAGAACCGAAGTAGAAGGGCAAAAAAACCAGATTGCTTTGATTAGAGAACAATTATTAGGTCAAAAAGCCGATTATCAAACTCAGGCACAATCACAAACGGAATTAATTCAACGCTTAAATAGCGATCGCTTGGCTTTGGCAGCAGCGCAAAATCAGCTAGAACAAGATTCCCAAAATTTGACAGTTTTAATTCAACAAAAGATCGCTGAACAAATAGCCAGGGAAGCAGCACAAGCAAAAACCAATAGTAAAAGTTGGATTCGTGGTACAGGTATCTTTGCATTTCCTAGTGACGCACCCACTAGCAGTGCCTTTGGTTGGAGAATTCACCCGGTGCTTGGTTATCGACGCTTTCATGCAGGTTTGGATTTTGCTGCTAGTTACGGTAGTACCATTAGAGCCGCAGATTCAGGAATAGTGATTTTTGCAGGTTGGTATGGTGGATATGGCAAAGCTGTGATTATCGATCATGGTAAAAGTCTCACCACACTTTACGGACATAGCAGCGAGTTATATGTGACAGAAGGGCAATCTGTGCAACAAGGACAAGCGATCGCTTCTGTTGGTTCCACAGGTTTATCGACAGGGCCTCATTTACATTTTGAAGTTCGCCGCAATGGTTCACCAGTTGACCCAGCAAATTACTTGTAA